Proteins from a single region of Starkeya sp. ORNL1:
- a CDS encoding amino acid ABC transporter permease — MTFHPAILLDNWRDILDGMALTILIWVIGTAFGLVIGLVVAVLQLFTNRFVAAPLTFYVALMRGTPFLIQLFIIYYGGPSFGLDLTPLTAGIAGLALYGGAYFSEIFRAGFLSVPPGQIEAAEMMGISKLDIIRHVQLPQMLVIILPALANMTVLLSKETAVLSVITVNELTSVVQSIGSTTFAFAETLLFLALVYWAFLEIVTSLARRLEKRVGRFTLRLQH, encoded by the coding sequence ATGACCTTCCATCCCGCCATCCTGCTCGACAATTGGCGCGACATACTCGACGGCATGGCGCTGACCATCCTGATCTGGGTGATCGGCACGGCATTCGGCCTGGTCATCGGGCTGGTGGTGGCGGTGCTGCAGCTCTTCACCAACCGCTTCGTCGCCGCGCCGCTTACCTTCTATGTGGCGCTGATGCGCGGCACGCCGTTCCTGATCCAGCTCTTCATCATCTATTATGGCGGTCCTTCCTTCGGGCTCGATCTGACGCCGCTGACCGCCGGCATTGCCGGGCTGGCGCTCTATGGCGGCGCCTATTTCTCCGAGATCTTCCGCGCCGGCTTCCTCTCGGTGCCGCCCGGCCAGATCGAGGCCGCGGAGATGATGGGCATCTCGAAGCTCGACATCATCCGCCACGTCCAATTGCCGCAAATGCTGGTCATCATCCTGCCGGCGCTCGCCAACATGACGGTGCTGCTGTCGAAGGAGACCGCCGTGCTCTCGGTCATCACCGTGAACGAGTTGACCTCGGTGGTGCAGTCGATCGGCTCCACCACCTTCGCCTTTGCCGAGACACTGTTGTTCCTCGCGCTGGTCTACTGGGCGTTCCTGGAGATCGTCACCTCGCTGGCGCGGCGGCTCGAAAAGCGTGTCGGCCGCTTCACCCTGCGCCTCCAGCACTGA
- a CDS encoding DMT family transporter: MPGSSVSFVLYLVAVGAGVSIAFQQILNSNLRIELGSPWWAGFVSYFVGTLAMLAAIIISGGSLLSPSMIARTSWISWTGGIFGAVFIGTAILMVPRLGGATVLALVVVGQMIGSLAFDHFGLLGVAQHAASPTRLLGAAFLVIGVVLIARH; the protein is encoded by the coding sequence GTGCCAGGATCGTCCGTCAGTTTCGTGCTGTATCTCGTTGCCGTAGGCGCCGGCGTCAGCATCGCCTTCCAGCAGATCCTCAACTCCAACCTCCGCATTGAGCTGGGCTCGCCTTGGTGGGCCGGGTTCGTCAGCTATTTCGTCGGCACGCTGGCGATGCTGGCGGCGATCATCATCTCCGGCGGGTCGTTGCTGTCGCCGAGCATGATCGCGCGCACCTCCTGGATCTCCTGGACCGGCGGCATCTTCGGCGCGGTGTTCATCGGCACGGCCATATTGATGGTGCCTCGGCTGGGGGGCGCGACCGTGCTTGCCCTGGTCGTGGTTGGCCAGATGATCGGCTCGCTCGCCTTCGACCATTTCGGCCTGCTCGGGGTGGCCCAGCACGCCGCAAGCCCGACCCGCCTGCTCGGCGCGGCATTCCTGGTGATCGGCGTGGTGCTGATCGCCCGTCATTGA
- a CDS encoding Lrp/AsnC family transcriptional regulator produces MPRAIDEIDRRILRALQHNSRINNIELAEKVGLSPSPCLRRVRMLEESGAIDRYVAILNPAALGFGMTIFARVWLAGQDTETVDHFTSEVRKLPEVVECHLMAGDCDFLLRIVAKDIDAYRQFQTRHLSNIRGVQSVKTEIPMQQIKSSTELPL; encoded by the coding sequence ATGCCGAGAGCCATTGACGAGATCGACCGGCGGATACTTCGCGCCCTGCAGCACAACAGCCGCATCAACAATATCGAGCTTGCTGAGAAGGTCGGGCTCTCACCCTCGCCATGTCTGCGACGCGTGAGGATGCTGGAGGAGAGCGGCGCGATCGATCGCTATGTGGCGATCCTCAACCCGGCGGCGCTGGGTTTCGGAATGACCATATTCGCGCGGGTCTGGCTGGCCGGCCAGGACACCGAAACCGTGGATCACTTCACCTCCGAGGTGCGCAAGCTGCCGGAAGTGGTGGAGTGCCATTTGATGGCCGGGGATTGCGACTTCCTGCTTCGCATCGTGGCCAAGGACATCGACGCCTATCGGCAGTTCCAGACGCGGCATTTGTCCAACATCCGCGGCGTGCAGAGCGTCAAGACCGAGATCCCCATGCAGCAGATCAAGTCGTCGACCGAGCTGCCGCTTTAG
- the hutC gene encoding histidine utilization repressor gives MKLQTSVQPGVSLHYRIRSDLEAKILSGHWHPGHRIPYEHELMAQYGCARMTVNRAIASLASAGLIERRRRAGSFVAQPRMQSAVLEIPDIAVEVARRGADYRYELLSSSRRLVTSADRPQAGFREGDEVLELRCRHLADGTPLAVEDRLIGLATVPEAAEVDFASVPPGSWLLGHVPWTAAEHRISAVNAGARDAKALGAGKGAACLCLERRTSRTDRTITFVRQLFRGERYDLVARFAPKG, from the coding sequence GTGAAACTGCAGACCTCGGTCCAGCCCGGCGTGTCGCTGCATTACCGCATCCGTTCCGACCTCGAGGCCAAGATCCTTTCCGGCCATTGGCATCCCGGCCATCGCATCCCCTATGAGCACGAGCTGATGGCGCAGTATGGCTGCGCGCGGATGACGGTGAACCGGGCGATCGCCTCGCTCGCCAGCGCCGGCCTGATCGAGCGCCGGCGGCGGGCGGGCTCGTTCGTGGCGCAGCCGCGCATGCAGTCGGCGGTGCTGGAGATTCCCGACATCGCGGTCGAGGTGGCGCGCCGCGGCGCCGACTATCGCTATGAATTGCTGAGCTCCAGCCGACGGCTGGTCACGTCGGCCGACCGGCCGCAAGCCGGCTTCCGGGAGGGCGACGAGGTGCTGGAGCTGCGCTGCCGCCATCTCGCCGACGGCACGCCGCTGGCGGTGGAGGACCGGCTCATCGGCCTCGCCACGGTGCCGGAGGCGGCGGAGGTGGATTTCGCCAGCGTGCCGCCGGGTTCCTGGCTGCTCGGCCATGTGCCGTGGACGGCGGCCGAGCATCGCATCAGCGCGGTGAATGCCGGCGCCCGCGACGCCAAGGCGCTGGGTGCGGGGAAGGGCGCGGCGTGCCTGTGCCTGGAGCGGCGGACCTCGCGCACCGATCGCACCATCACCTTCGTGCGGCAATTGTTCCGCGGCGAGCGCTACGACCTCGTGGCCCGGTTCGCCCCGAAAGGGTGA
- a CDS encoding NAD(P)-dependent oxidoreductase, which produces MNEIGFIGLGVMGLPMARNLAAAGARLRVWNRSPEKYRALEASNVTTAATAGEVLRAVEVTIIMLVNSEAIDEVLGRGTSDFASNIRGRTIVSMSSVSPDYSCALARDIGDAGGLYVEAPVSGSRKPAEDAQLVCMAGGGPADVARVSPMLRHMCREVIDCGPVGNALRMKLAVNLYLNTMLAGLAEAVHFASENGLPLDKFKQAIDAGPLASDLTRVKLPKLIQRDFSVQAAVSDAFASTRLIADAARKAAMATPLLDLSSTLYGRAVELGDPRADMASVVRAIEADTARIRGATAQPRPNARPQSRSGH; this is translated from the coding sequence TTGAACGAGATCGGCTTCATCGGTTTGGGCGTCATGGGATTGCCGATGGCGCGCAATCTCGCCGCCGCAGGCGCCAGGCTGCGCGTCTGGAACAGGTCACCGGAAAAATACCGTGCGCTCGAGGCGAGCAATGTGACAACCGCCGCCACCGCGGGCGAGGTCCTGCGCGCGGTCGAGGTCACGATCATCATGCTGGTGAACAGCGAGGCGATCGACGAGGTCCTCGGGCGCGGCACGAGCGATTTCGCCTCGAACATCCGCGGCCGCACCATAGTCAGCATGAGTTCGGTGTCGCCCGACTATTCCTGTGCGCTCGCCCGGGACATTGGCGATGCCGGCGGCCTCTATGTTGAAGCGCCGGTCTCGGGATCCCGCAAGCCGGCCGAGGACGCCCAGCTTGTCTGCATGGCGGGTGGCGGTCCCGCCGACGTCGCCCGCGTGAGCCCGATGCTTCGCCACATGTGCCGGGAGGTCATCGATTGTGGACCGGTGGGCAACGCGCTGCGCATGAAGCTCGCCGTCAATCTCTATCTCAACACCATGCTGGCGGGACTGGCGGAAGCCGTCCATTTCGCCAGCGAGAACGGGCTGCCGCTCGATAAATTCAAGCAGGCGATCGATGCCGGCCCGCTGGCCAGCGACCTGACCCGCGTCAAGCTGCCCAAGCTGATCCAGCGGGATTTCTCCGTGCAGGCCGCGGTGAGCGATGCCTTCGCCAGCACCCGGCTCATCGCCGACGCGGCCCGCAAGGCGGCGATGGCCACCCCGCTGCTGGACCTGAGCAGCACACTCTACGGCCGCGCTGTCGAACTCGGCGATCCCCGCGCGGACATGGCGAGTGTGGTGCGGGCGATAGAGGCCGACACCGCCCGTATTCGCGGTGCGACCGCGCAGCCACGGCCGAACGCGCGCCCGCAATCACGCTCTGGACATTGA
- a CDS encoding transporter substrate-binding domain-containing protein, producing the protein MHIVTRRVAVLRAAALGLAATLALSGAAHAEDLLAKVKAKGELTVGTELQFAPFDFVEDGKQAGLNKELFAEIGKELGVKVTFLDLPWPSVLPGLEAGKFDMVAGPATITKARMERYRFSSPIADATVAILKKKGDASITKPADIAGKKVGSGKATAQLAQLQEFAKTLPTPPTIQEYVDFSQSYADLGAGRIVAVANSLPNIAFLAKQKPDVFEVVEPPFGAPVYFGYIGSKSADAKSLMDAIDAAIIKTKHDGRLAALQKKWFGTEMKTPDLVTEASF; encoded by the coding sequence ATGCACATCGTCACCCGGCGTGTCGCCGTCCTGCGCGCTGCCGCGCTCGGCCTTGCCGCCACGCTCGCGCTGTCCGGCGCCGCCCATGCCGAAGACCTGCTCGCCAAGGTAAAGGCCAAGGGCGAGCTCACCGTCGGCACCGAGCTGCAGTTCGCGCCGTTCGACTTCGTCGAGGACGGCAAGCAGGCCGGCCTCAACAAGGAGCTGTTCGCGGAGATCGGCAAGGAGCTCGGCGTAAAGGTCACCTTCCTCGACCTGCCGTGGCCGAGCGTGCTGCCGGGCCTCGAGGCCGGCAAGTTCGACATGGTCGCCGGCCCCGCCACCATCACCAAGGCGCGCATGGAGCGCTACCGCTTCTCCTCGCCGATCGCCGACGCCACCGTCGCAATCCTGAAGAAGAAAGGCGACGCCTCCATCACCAAGCCCGCCGACATCGCCGGCAAGAAGGTCGGCAGCGGCAAGGCCACCGCCCAGCTGGCGCAGCTCCAGGAGTTCGCCAAGACGCTGCCGACGCCGCCGACCATCCAGGAATATGTCGACTTCAGCCAATCCTATGCCGATCTCGGCGCCGGCCGCATCGTCGCGGTGGCCAACTCGCTGCCGAACATCGCCTTCCTCGCCAAGCAGAAGCCGGACGTGTTCGAAGTGGTGGAGCCGCCCTTCGGCGCGCCGGTGTATTTCGGCTATATCGGCTCGAAGTCCGCGGACGCCAAATCGCTGATGGACGCCATCGACGCCGCCATCATCAAGACCAAGCACGATGGCCGCCTCGCCGCCTTGCAGAAGAAGTGGTTCGGCACCGAGATGAAGACCCCCGACCTGGTGACCGAAGCCAGCTTCTGA
- a CDS encoding amino acid ABC transporter ATP-binding protein, giving the protein MSTNPIIDVRKVWKRFGTHEVLKGIDLSISKSEVTCIIGPSGSGKSTLLRCIAFLEAYSEGEIYIERELLGFSLEGGKRVPASDAEIARVRRNIGFVFQQFNLWPHMTALENVAAPLRLARGIPREDAAKRARAMLEKVGLAARADVYPSQLSGGQQQRVGIARALAMEPHIMLFDEPTSALDPELVGEVLQVMRDLAREGMTMAVVTHEMGFAAQVADKVVFIDRGVIAVSGSPEQVFRRDENPRLRQFLQNYFERNVFWQTA; this is encoded by the coding sequence ATGAGCACCAATCCGATCATCGATGTCCGCAAGGTGTGGAAGCGCTTCGGCACCCATGAGGTGCTGAAGGGCATCGATCTCAGCATCAGCAAGTCCGAGGTCACCTGCATCATCGGGCCGTCCGGCTCCGGCAAGTCGACGCTGCTGCGCTGCATCGCCTTCCTGGAGGCCTATAGCGAGGGCGAGATCTATATCGAGCGCGAGTTGCTCGGCTTCTCGCTGGAAGGCGGCAAGCGCGTGCCCGCCTCGGATGCCGAGATCGCGCGGGTCCGCCGCAATATCGGCTTCGTGTTCCAGCAGTTCAATCTGTGGCCGCACATGACGGCGCTGGAGAATGTCGCCGCGCCGCTGCGCCTTGCCCGCGGCATTCCCCGCGAGGATGCGGCCAAGCGCGCCCGGGCCATGCTGGAGAAGGTGGGCCTCGCCGCGCGGGCCGACGTCTATCCGAGCCAGTTGTCCGGGGGCCAGCAGCAGCGCGTCGGCATCGCCCGCGCGCTCGCCATGGAACCGCACATCATGCTGTTCGACGAGCCGACCTCGGCGCTCGATCCCGAACTGGTCGGCGAGGTGCTGCAGGTGATGCGCGACCTCGCCCGCGAAGGCATGACCATGGCCGTCGTCACTCACGAGATGGGCTTTGCCGCGCAGGTCGCCGACAAGGTGGTGTTCATCGATCGCGGCGTGATCGCGGTGTCGGGCTCGCCGGAGCAGGTGTTCCGCCGCGACGAGAACCCGCGGCTGCGCCAGTTCCTGCAGAACTATTTCGAGCGCAACGTGTTCTGGCAGACCGCCTAA